The stretch of DNA GTTTCGAAGACTGTGATTGCCGAACGCAAAGTAAAGCACACCCAAGATCGATGCGATCACATAGAAGACGAATGCGACCGTTCGAGGTGAGTTATTTTGCATCCAACGCTCTACGGCGATCTTGTTTTCGTTCAGCCCATCGATTGCGGTGGCGTTTGACAATGCAATCTGTTCATCGACGGCCTTGTTGAAGGCGGCGTAGTCACCTTTGCCATCGGAATAGGCGGTCACCATGTTGCTGAACGGCGTCGATGCCAACTTAGCATCTTCGTCTTCGACACTCTTGACCGAGTCTTGGAAGAATACCGGCGCGTACGCCTTCCATTTCGGATCGTTGACGCTGGCCGCAATGTCCGCCTCGGTCGGCGGGATGATTCGGGCGACCTGCATTTGATCGAGACGCTGCATCCGTTCAAGAATCTTCATGACCAAGAATCGCGTTTGCAAATTCGCCGGCAATCCTTCGGGCAACGCTTCGACGTCGGCTTGCCGTGGTCTTGGAAACTGAAACGCCTCGGCGACCAGCATGAACTGCCGCGTACGTTGATCAAGTTCCAGTAGCGTCTTCTCTTTAAACGAATGGTCGGCGACGTCTTTATCACGAGCCAGATCGATCAGCTTCTGCGCCGCACCCCAGTTTTCCAGCACCTCGTTCAGGGTGTACAACTTGCTTTTGCGGCGAGGTAGCGAAAGCTGACTACGCACCTCTTCGGCGTCGATGCGGAACATTGGCAGGTCACGCAGTGAATCTTTATCGCTGGCGACTTCCATCAACCATTGCATCGCCGACATCTTCTTGCCATCGACGCGAGCCTTGACTTCATCCGGGGCTCCTTCGACGGGAATCGATTCACGGCCACTGATCGACTTGAGCGTCAATCGAGCGAACGCATCAAGCGGCATCATTCGACCACCATACTGCGTCGGGATCTGTCCGGCGGTGTAAAAATCAAAGCCTTGATCGCGAGTTGCCGGACGCATCGCATTCACCATCGCGGCGCGTGGGACCAGCATGACAACGCCCAAGCCGACGGTGACGGCGAAGGCCGCGATCAAGCTTTTCGGCGACGTCGCTCGCGCACGCTGTTCGTCACTGAGGCCCGCGAGTTCATTCACACGCTCGCGCTCACGGCGACCGACAAATCGCTTGAGCGTGCCGGTGAAGTGCGCCAGCATCCCCAGCGCCATGATGCTGCAAGCCACATACGGAATCAGCCAACCGCTATTACGTACGACTTGCAGGCCCGTCAATTCTTTGCCGCCCGGCAGCGTGTTGTAACTGCTTTGGAAGAACGATTCGCCACGGTAACGCAGCGGGTTGTTCATCCAGACGCGTTCTCGTCGATCTTCGCCGGTTTCTGGATCGACGATGCGGATGAAACTGCTGTAATCGCGAGGCGTTTCAGTCCCGCTATAAGTCCGGCGTTGAACGTCTTCGAGATGGACCCAGTAGGGTTTGACTTCACGGCCATACTTCAACCCGAGTTGGTAATCGGTCCCGCCAACTGTGATCTCGTCGAAATCATCTTCGGGGAATCGCACCGGGTCAAGCAAGTGCGCGTCGGACAAGTACTGACTGACAAGGTGCTTGCCCAGCGATTCACCGCTGTCTTTGTCGAGCAGTTCGATGTAGGCCGAGCCCATGTTTTCTTCACCATCGGCACCACCGCGTTCACGTTCTTCGACAGCCTGCCAGGTGAGACCTTGGCCGGTTGTCGCGACCGAAGCTTGATCAGAAACGCGCCGGAGGTCAGAATTTTTAAAGTACTCGAGAACTTTGATATCGACCGGAAGGGCATCGTCACTGATGACCGTGTCATTTCGCTTGGCGGCAATGAGTTTTTCGGCCGGAACGGCGATCACTTCGTCCTCCCCTTCGCCGGTGACGATGAAGTTCAACTCGACCTTATCGAGGTTGATCAGGGTATTGGTCGATTCGCCTTCGACAAGGTTGATCCGTTGTTCCAGTTGGCGATCACCGAATGCGAATTGCCCAAGCATCAGCAAACCAACGCCAAGGTGCAGCAGCATGTTGCCGCCCTGTCGACCGAAGACCAAGTTGCAGCCGACCAACAAGATCAATCCGGCCAACAGTCCCTTGGCCAACTGCCAAACGATTCGCATCCCTGGGTCCCCGATCCGCCCGCCAGTCACCAACGTGTAGACGATCACTCCCAAGGTGATCGCGGCGATCACATAGCCGACGATTCGCAGCGACTTTTGTTTGAAACTCATCGACCAAGCGATCAAGCCCAACGCGGATCCGACCGTCACCCCTTGCATGCAGCGCCACAGGGTTTCGTAGGAAAACGGCGGCGCGCCCTGCAGCCCGTCCGAACTGTTACCGCTCGCGACGATCACACCGGCGACGACCACACCGGCCAACAAGAACAGCACACCGGCGACCAATCGGCTGCCCTTGGCATGGATTCGAAATCGCGTCGCCTTGGCCGCGATTAAGTTAACCATCAATAGCATCCCGATCGTCACTCCCCCGGGGAACGGAATGATCCCGGGGATCGGAGTGCTGTGGTTGTAAAACGCTTGGGGAAAGAAATCGTCGATCCGGATCATCGCGATCCAAGTCAAAAAGTATCGCGACTTGACCGCTTGCATGTTCAGTTCGTCTTGGGCCAAGGTGCCGACGAACACAATGACCAACGACGCGGCAAACAATGCCACCGTCATCTTCAGCGACCCCAAGGCAGTGAGCACCGTGCTGGCCGTGATCGACGTTTGGTTTGCGGCGACGGACTTTGACGTTGAGTTGACAGTTGCCATAAGAAATCCAGGCGGAAAGGTCGGTTGACTTGATCGTGATCAAAATCGCTGACTAAAAGGACAACGACTGGAGGAATGATTTCATTGCGTCACGTTGCTCGGACACCGTCTTGGGTGGTCCGGTCATCTTGACGAATTTACTGAAGTTACCTTCGGTGGGAATGATCGTCGCATCGATCGAAAACTGTCCCTGCCCTGCGTCCCCTTCAATGATAAACCGCTGAGCCTCGAAACCGGAAACATCAAATCGCTCGGCGTCGGCCAGCATTTGATCCACCGCCTCGTCTTCCGGTGTACCCTTGATGACTTGGCCCATCCAGCGGGCGACGTTGCTGCGCAGGTCCCCGCCGGCGGTGATCAAGGTGACCTCGGCGGTCGCATCTTCCGGACCGACGACAAAGGAAAGCTCTCGCATGCCGCGTGCTTCCTGCTCTTGCCAACCCTCGGGTGTTTCGAAGTCATACTTTGGCGACTGCGTCTCGGTAGCCTGACCTGACGATTCGCCGCCCTTGCCTGCACTTCCACCGGCGAGCGCGTCCCCCGTCATCGCACCACCGCCCATCATCGAACCGCCCATCATTGGCGGCATCATCGAGCCGCCGGAGGTTGGCTCGCCAACGAAATCGGCCAAAAGAGCCTGCTTGTCGGCCACTTCCATCTCCAGTGGCTCGGCGCCGGCCCAGGTATCATCGGACGGTTTCAATCCGACCTGATTACGCCAACGATTCACGTTTTGGACCGCGTATTCGGGGTAGTCACCGTTGATGGGAAGCGTCAAAACAGTCAGTTCCAGCTGCTTTTTAGCGGTGTTGATGTAAACAGTTGCGAAACGCATTGGTTTCTCGCCGCCGAGTTGCCATGATTCCGGCAAAGGATCCAAAATCGGTTGGCCGGACTCGCCGAACTCGATCGACTGGACAAAATCCTTGAAGGCTTGAGCGACCCCGTCGACCGCTTCTTCGGGGCCCTGGATCTTAAAAAACCACGCTTCGCTGCCCCGTGGAACCATGACTGCCAACAATCGCTGTTTACCCGGTACCAGCTCTTCCGGCATGTTCTTGGGGATCGTGTACGTCGTGATCTCCGGTTCACTACCGCAACCGCCGATCCATCCGACCAGACCGAAGGCCAGCAGCCAGATCAACGGCAAGCGGGTTGGCATTCGTCCCAATGTCGTGACCGGGGCGCGCAGATTGAGCGTCGATGGTTGAAAACCAGAGTGCATAGCGATGGTAGGCGGGGGGGATCGAATTCCGTTTCGGAATGAAGGAAGGAGCGTCTCCTAACGCCGTCAGTATAGACGCGCCGCTCCCTAATATCGTACCCACCTAACTGTGTCCAAATTAGACAACGTGTCTCTTTGTCGCTGTGGCAAATCGACTTGACCACCCGACAGAACACCAGCGCCAGGTGTCGTCGACGTCGGGATTGAGAGGGCGTTCTGATGCATCGGACCGAAACCCGAGTGTTGCACGGACACCGTGGTTAATGCCGTTCGAGCAATTTTGACTTCAAGTGTTGACGAAACACTATGAATCGAGCCCAGCCATGCTGATCAATGAATCTGTCAGCGAACTAACCGGGGCCGATGTTTCGCTGTAAGCCCACATGTTGCGGACCAAATCGGTCATCAGCATACCGCCGAGCGATAGGACCAGAATGATGAACATCAGCGAGAGGCACTGAAACAAACTGAACGGAACTTCGTAACCGCGGACGGCAGCCCCCGCTGTTGGGCTGGCGATCTCGCCATCTTCGACCACGACTTCGTCGTCAGCACCGAAGGCATCGCCGGCATCCGCTTCCGCTCCAAATCCGGCATCGGCACCAAGTCCACCGTCGTCGAACGCCACGCCTGCTTCGGGTGCCGCACCGAATGCGTCTCCGGCCGGCTGGGCATCGGCGTCACCGAATCCGGCATCGGCAAAGGCGTTTTCGTCACCAAAATCGGCTTGCAAATCGACGACTTCGGAATCTTCGACCTCGATGACTTGTGAGCTGCTGTCCATATCGGCGTCCAGCCCGACCCCCGAAGGCGACAGCTGAAATTCTTCGTCGGCAGCCGAACCGGTGCCGCTTTTGCCGCTAGCAATACCGCTGCCATCGGCCAACTCCGCCCCCAAATCAAGCGCCGA from Roseiconus lacunae encodes:
- the ccsA gene encoding cytochrome c biogenesis protein, with the protein product MATVNSTSKSVAANQTSITASTVLTALGSLKMTVALFAASLVIVFVGTLAQDELNMQAVKSRYFLTWIAMIRIDDFFPQAFYNHSTPIPGIIPFPGGVTIGMLLMVNLIAAKATRFRIHAKGSRLVAGVLFLLAGVVVAGVIVASGNSSDGLQGAPPFSYETLWRCMQGVTVGSALGLIAWSMSFKQKSLRIVGYVIAAITLGVIVYTLVTGGRIGDPGMRIVWQLAKGLLAGLILLVGCNLVFGRQGGNMLLHLGVGLLMLGQFAFGDRQLEQRINLVEGESTNTLINLDKVELNFIVTGEGEDEVIAVPAEKLIAAKRNDTVISDDALPVDIKVLEYFKNSDLRRVSDQASVATTGQGLTWQAVEERERGGADGEENMGSAYIELLDKDSGESLGKHLVSQYLSDAHLLDPVRFPEDDFDEITVGGTDYQLGLKYGREVKPYWVHLEDVQRRTYSGTETPRDYSSFIRIVDPETGEDRRERVWMNNPLRYRGESFFQSSYNTLPGGKELTGLQVVRNSGWLIPYVACSIMALGMLAHFTGTLKRFVGRRERERVNELAGLSDEQRARATSPKSLIAAFAVTVGLGVVMLVPRAAMVNAMRPATRDQGFDFYTAGQIPTQYGGRMMPLDAFARLTLKSISGRESIPVEGAPDEVKARVDGKKMSAMQWLMEVASDKDSLRDLPMFRIDAEEVRSQLSLPRRKSKLYTLNEVLENWGAAQKLIDLARDKDVADHSFKEKTLLELDQRTRQFMLVAEAFQFPRPRQADVEALPEGLPANLQTRFLVMKILERMQRLDQMQVARIIPPTEADIAASVNDPKWKAYAPVFFQDSVKSVEDEDAKLASTPFSNMVTAYSDGKGDYAAFNKAVDEQIALSNATAIDGLNENKIAVERWMQNNSPRTVAFVFYVIASILGVLYFAFGNHSLRNATWGVLLATFLIHSVTLISRIYITGRAPVINLHSSAVFIGWAAVFGGLVIDRIFRLGFGNIMAAVAGTLSSLVAYSLDKGDTMPVLQAVLDTQFWLTTHVISVALGYVATMVAGLLGILYLVAVWAGKDKGTQAVYRMTYGATCFGILFSTVGTILGGLWADDSWGRFWGWDPKENGALLIVIWNALMLHARWDGMVKGLGFSILAIAGNIITAWSWFGTNELGIGLHSYGFTKGVMFWLGLFIASQIVFIVAGVITSRFKQARMTG